CCCCCGCTCGTTCGGACTTACTTGACTGGCGAACACTTCTCTCGACGCCAGGCAGGCGTTTGTAGCGCGTCGTGACTCGCCAACCGCCAATCAGACGGCCAGGACTTACACCACCTCCGAGAAGAACGCGCGTATCGCGCTGTTCGCGCGCTCGGGACGTTCGTAGTGCGCGAAGTGCCCCGCATGCGGAAGGCTGTCGAACTTACAGTTCGAAAAATACTCGTCCAATCGGTCTGCCCACTCGACTCTGAGGACGGGATCGAGTTTTCCCCAGAGGACGCGGGTGGGTACGTCTATCGTCGGCAAGGACGGCGCTCCCTCGCGCATTAGTCGTTTCCGGGCTTCGTCCGCCGCCACGTACCAGTTGAAACCGCCTTGGAGATTCCCCTCACGTAGGAAGTTGTCAATCCAGGCTTCATGATCCTCTCGGTCGAACGCCTCCGGGTCGTCGGCCCAGTGAGTGAGGAAATGCCCGATATACGTCGCACACGACTCGCGGGACGAACCAACAAGGGCGGCGGCCCACGGCTGCTGGTTGAACGACTGGTACCATATCTCGCCGATCCATTCGGCGCGAAGCCACCGGTCGCCGATGCCGGGATACGGACAGTCGAAGAAGAACAGCCCTGTCACCGATTTCGGGTACTCCCGCGCGAACTGCTGGGCGATGAGTGCACCAAGGTCGTGGCTGACGAGTCCAAACTTCTCGATATCCAGCGCCGTCGTCAACGCTTGTAGGTCTGCGACGTGGTCCCCGACAGTGTACCCTTCTTTCGCCGGTAGATCCGGCTTCTC
This portion of the Halococcus salifodinae DSM 8989 genome encodes:
- a CDS encoding alpha/beta fold hydrolase gives rise to the protein MLFSHSQVSANGIDIHYVREGAGHPLVFLHGWPEFWRTWRKNLTTLSETYDVVAPDLRGFGATEKPDLPAKEGYTVGDHVADLQALTTALDIEKFGLVSHDLGALIAQQFAREYPKSVTGLFFFDCPYPGIGDRWLRAEWIGEIWYQSFNQQPWAAALVGSSRESCATYIGHFLTHWADDPEAFDREDHEAWIDNFLREGNLQGGFNWYVAADEARKRLMREGAPSLPTIDVPTRVLWGKLDPVLRVEWADRLDEYFSNCKFDSLPHAGHFAHYERPERANSAIRAFFSEVV